Proteins encoded in a region of the Desulfovibrio gilichinskyi genome:
- a CDS encoding tyrosine-type recombinase/integrase encodes MRLNYAIEMFLQHCQLERNLSKLTIKAYGKDLDQFIDRSSKHHSCVQDIHKEFLREFIKYLSSKYKPRSIKRKIATLKSFFTFLEREDIINTTPFRKIHLKLNRSKDLPKTIRKSSLNRIIKYAYLEKNKYLSESRGYREATRDIAVIELLFSTGIRVSELCNITFNEIDLTNNVLKIHGKGKKERIIPLCEKKSLAILKEYAHLYEEYLPYSASFFLNRDCLPLSDQSVRRIINKYCTIAGVTEHITPHMFRHSIATMLLENGVDIRNIQTLL; translated from the coding sequence ATGAGACTAAATTACGCAATAGAAATGTTCTTACAACACTGCCAACTAGAGAGAAACCTTTCTAAGCTAACTATAAAAGCATATGGAAAAGACCTAGATCAATTTATAGATAGATCATCTAAACATCATAGTTGTGTTCAAGACATACATAAAGAATTTCTTAGAGAATTTATTAAATACCTATCATCAAAATATAAACCTAGAAGTATTAAAAGAAAAATTGCAACACTTAAGTCTTTTTTTACTTTCCTTGAGCGTGAAGATATTATTAATACAACTCCATTTAGAAAAATACATTTAAAATTGAATAGGTCAAAAGATTTACCTAAAACAATACGAAAATCATCTCTAAATAGAATCATTAAATATGCATATTTGGAAAAAAATAAATATTTATCTGAAAGTAGAGGATACAGAGAAGCAACACGAGACATAGCAGTGATAGAACTTTTATTCTCAACAGGAATAAGAGTATCTGAACTATGCAACATTACATTTAATGAAATAGATTTAACAAATAATGTGCTTAAGATACATGGAAAAGGAAAAAAAGAAAGAATAATACCACTATGTGAAAAAAAATCATTAGCCATTTTAAAAGAGTATGCTCACCTTTATGAAGAATACTTGCCTTATTCTGCATCATTTTTTCTAAATAGAGACTGTCTGCCCCTTTCAGACCAATCGGTCCGCAGAATAATCAATAAATATTGTACCATTGCAGGAGTGACCGAACATATTACACCGCATATGTTTAGACATTCCATTGCGACCATGCTTCTTGAAAACGGTGTAGACATAAGAAACATACAAACATTACTGTGA
- the cmr4 gene encoding type III-B CRISPR module RAMP protein Cmr4: protein MFTESNILIYRCVTPLHCGAIEAGEGIDFSVAREQFTNFPIIPATSLKGVWRDICQRTEEWKDEVAAAFGSDSQEVGKNNSGLLGFVDAQILYLPVRLSVRTFFLITCPLQISRFNDAREKKGLSTYAIKEQCENDIIISETLCDISKIYLEDIKLNAKHKTLTLPTDGVPAHLTPRLALVSDNKFEWFASNAMAIHAHNKLSVTKKSENLWYEELVPAESIFFGQLLESPPYKAKEGDTAGKYSSKLITTAPPFFQIGRNYSTGHGLMQITVVTQDESYKDD, encoded by the coding sequence ATGTTTACCGAATCAAATATACTCATATACAGATGTGTGACTCCCCTTCACTGCGGAGCAATCGAAGCTGGAGAAGGCATTGACTTTTCAGTCGCCCGCGAACAATTCACCAATTTTCCGATTATCCCGGCCACATCGTTAAAAGGAGTCTGGCGTGACATCTGCCAACGTACTGAAGAATGGAAAGACGAAGTCGCAGCGGCATTCGGCTCGGACTCACAAGAAGTGGGCAAAAATAACTCTGGCCTACTCGGCTTTGTGGATGCCCAGATTCTGTACTTACCAGTCAGATTAAGCGTGCGAACTTTCTTCCTGATAACCTGCCCTCTCCAGATAAGCAGGTTCAATGATGCCAGAGAAAAAAAAGGACTCTCTACCTATGCCATTAAAGAACAATGCGAAAACGATATAATAATCTCAGAAACACTGTGCGACATTTCAAAAATCTACCTTGAAGATATCAAACTGAATGCAAAACATAAAACCCTCACACTGCCCACAGATGGAGTTCCAGCCCATTTAACACCTAGACTGGCTCTAGTATCTGACAATAAATTCGAGTGGTTTGCTTCTAACGCTATGGCAATCCACGCTCATAACAAACTCAGTGTAACAAAAAAATCTGAAAACCTCTGGTACGAAGAATTGGTTCCTGCAGAAAGCATCTTTTTCGGTCAACTGCTGGAAAGCCCTCCATACAAAGCAAAAGAAGGTGATACTGCCGGAAAGTACTCATCTAAATTAATCACAACAGCCCCCCCCTTCTTCCAAATTGGCAGAAACTACTCCACCGGCCACGGACTGATGCAAATAACTGTTGTAACTCAGGACGAAAGCTACAAGGATGATTAG
- a CDS encoding toprim domain-containing protein, which yields MEPTKDILTATLPVIQNHKTGLKANWKAEGHTLTDQQKTELKAQAAQTRLEREKAIKEQYTNAAALSKEKWDGIIKSANKQHPYLSKKGVLGYGLKEDKFGNLVIPGKDTEGNIRTLQTISPSGKFFEKNAQKAGTFHIIDPENKLKNGSPILIAEGYATAASVHMATGYPVASAFDASNLEPVAKALHEKYPQSKIMLMADNDYHLMENVGVKKAEAAAKGVDGIVLIPKFSEQERSQKLTDFNDLHKSRGLDAVKEQLSGILKTTKKNIQNKSLASAMAM from the coding sequence ATGGAACCTACAAAGGATATCTTGACGGCCACCCTGCCGGTCATCCAGAACCACAAAACCGGTCTCAAAGCGAACTGGAAAGCTGAAGGTCATACTCTTACCGATCAACAAAAAACAGAGTTAAAGGCTCAAGCCGCCCAGACAAGGCTGGAAAGGGAAAAAGCAATTAAGGAACAGTATACAAACGCTGCCGCTCTTTCAAAAGAGAAATGGGATGGAATTATTAAATCGGCAAATAAGCAGCATCCTTACCTCAGCAAAAAAGGAGTTCTGGGATACGGACTCAAAGAGGACAAGTTTGGCAATCTAGTTATTCCCGGCAAAGATACGGAGGGAAATATCCGCACTCTTCAAACGATCTCACCGAGCGGTAAATTCTTTGAAAAGAATGCTCAGAAAGCCGGAACATTCCATATCATTGATCCAGAAAATAAGCTCAAAAATGGTAGTCCAATTCTCATCGCCGAAGGCTATGCCACCGCCGCCAGCGTTCACATGGCAACTGGTTATCCAGTAGCTTCCGCCTTTGATGCCTCAAATCTTGAGCCAGTCGCAAAAGCACTGCATGAGAAGTACCCGCAAAGCAAAATCATGCTCATGGCGGACAATGATTACCATCTTATGGAAAATGTAGGTGTGAAAAAAGCTGAAGCCGCAGCAAAAGGCGTAGACGGGATCGTCTTGATTCCAAAGTTCTCGGAGCAGGAGCGCAGCCAAAAGCTAACTGACTTTAATGATCTGCATAAATCGCGCGGTTTGGATGCGGTAAAGGAACAACTATCCGGAATACTCAAAACAACTAAAAAAAATATCCAGAATAAATCATTAGCTTCGGCAATGGCAATGTAA
- a CDS encoding ArdC family protein, which yields MANSKTPYYQKFAEDIIEKLKEGTAPWQRPWKPGEYQPAFNPVSGTVYRGINQVMLGTDGLNDPRFMTYKQAESQGWQVSKGSKSRTIVFWQMSQINVVKDEKNKPVRDEEGKVQTEQVQLSKPILRFSNVFHASQIDGIPEWEGREISWNPDERAESIMKKSGASITHDQRNRAFYRLSTDDIHLPPHSAFESSDKYYSTALHELGHWTGHESRLDREFGPFGSEIYAKEELRAEISSWMLSSELGLGHDPDQHLSYVENRVKVLEKDPFEIVLACQSADKTKNYTLDFDGKPNSKDGTYKGYLDGHPAGHPEPQNRSQSELES from the coding sequence ATGGCAAACTCTAAAACACCATACTATCAAAAATTCGCCGAAGATATCATTGAGAAATTAAAAGAAGGCACTGCACCTTGGCAACGACCGTGGAAACCGGGCGAGTATCAGCCGGCCTTCAACCCTGTTTCCGGAACCGTCTATCGTGGCATTAATCAAGTCATGCTTGGAACAGACGGACTGAACGACCCTAGATTCATGACCTACAAACAAGCGGAATCTCAGGGCTGGCAGGTTAGCAAGGGTTCCAAATCTCGGACTATTGTCTTCTGGCAAATGTCACAGATTAATGTGGTTAAAGATGAGAAAAATAAGCCAGTTCGTGATGAAGAAGGAAAAGTACAGACTGAACAAGTTCAATTGTCAAAACCGATATTGCGCTTTTCCAATGTATTCCACGCCAGCCAGATTGACGGAATACCAGAATGGGAAGGCCGAGAAATATCATGGAATCCGGACGAACGAGCTGAATCCATTATGAAAAAATCCGGTGCGAGCATAACTCATGATCAGCGCAACCGGGCCTTTTATCGGCTATCAACCGATGATATTCACCTCCCGCCGCATTCGGCCTTTGAAAGCTCTGATAAGTATTACAGCACAGCCTTGCACGAACTCGGACACTGGACAGGCCATGAATCAAGGCTGGACCGTGAATTCGGTCCTTTCGGATCAGAAATATATGCCAAGGAAGAGTTACGCGCTGAAATCTCTAGCTGGATGCTCAGCTCAGAGCTTGGGCTGGGCCATGATCCGGATCAGCACCTCAGTTACGTGGAGAACAGGGTTAAAGTCCTTGAAAAAGATCCCTTTGAAATTGTCCTGGCCTGCCAGAGTGCGGATAAAACAAAGAACTATACTCTGGACTTTGACGGAAAACCCAACTCTAAGGATGGAACCTACAAAGGATATCTTGACGGCCACCCTGCCGGTCATCCAGAACCACAAAACCGGTCTCAAAGCGAACTGGAAAGCTGA